ATCTGATCGGCTTGAAACGCAAGGGCGTGGAGCGCACTGACATCACCGCGCTGCGCGCCGCGTTTCAGGCCTTGAAAGACGGCGAAGGGTCGTTCATGGACCGCGCCCGCCGCTTGGGCGATGAAAGCGACAGCGCCTATGTGCAGGAAATGGTGGCCTTTATCCTTGGTGACAGCGACCGCAATTTCCTGACGCCAAGCTGATGCTGGCCCTGATCGCGGGCGAGGGCGGTTTGCCACCTGCACTGTTTGCCGCCCTGCGCGCGTGCGGTGCCCCTGATCCGGTGATTTGCCAGATGGCGGGGTTTGCCCCCGATCTGCCCGCCGATCTGCCCCGCAAGACATTTCGGCTGGAAACCCTTGGCACGTTGCTGGCTGATCTGCGCGATATGGGTGTGACGGATATCTGCATGGCAGGCCGTGTGCGCCGCCCGGTGATCGACGCGCGCGCGATTGATCCCGCGACCGCCCCGCTGATTGCGCGGCTGGCCGATGCGATGGCCCTTGGCGATGATGGCACCCTGCGCGCGATCATCATGATCCTCGAGGAGGCAGGTTTCACGGTTCGCGCCGCCCATGACATCGCCCCCGGTCTGCTGCCCCGCGCCGGGGTGCAGGGCCGCGTGCAGCCCGGCGCGCAGCATATCGGTGACGCCACCCGTGGCGAGGCGATGGTGGCGATGATGGGCCACGCTGACAGCGGGCAGGCCTGCGTTGTGCGCGGCGGCGAGGTGCTGGCAACCGAAGGCCCTGATGGCACTGATGCGATGATCGCTGCGCTGTGCCTGCCGTTGGTGCAAACCGCTTATGATGGCGACCCGGTCACATGGGTCTTTGACGGCGTGATGGACCTGATCCGCGGTGACGCACCCGCACCCGCGCGCGGCGCGATCCTGTTCAAGGCCCCGAAACCCGATCAGGACCGCCGCGTTGATCTGCCCACTATCGGTGCGCGCACATTCATGCTGGCCGCCGAGGCGGGGTTTGATGCGGTCGTGATCGAAACCGGCGGCGTGATCGTGCTGGATCAGCCGCAATGCGTCGCCATCGCCGATGCGATGGGTATCGCGTTTTGGGTGCGCGACAGGGGGGCGGCATGAAGGTGTTTCTTGTTGCCGGTGAACCTTCGGGTGACAAGCTGGGGGCGGCGCTGATGGCGGGCCTGAAACGCCTGCGCGCGGGCGTGACATTCCAAGGGGTCGGCGGGCCGTTGATGCAGGAACAGGGGCTGGTGAGCCAGTTTCCGATGGACGAGCTTTCCGTCATGGGCTTGGCCGAAGTCCTGCCCAAATACCGCCATCTGAAACGCCGCATCCGCGAGGTGGCCGATGAAGTGATCGCGGCGCAGCCCGATGTCCTGATCACGATTGACAGCCCTGATTTCTGCCTGCGCGTGGCGCGCCTTGTCAAAGACGCCAGCGATACCCGCACGGTGCACTATGTCGCCCCGACCGTCTGGGCATGGCGCCCCAAACGGGCGCTGAAAATGGCGCGGGTGATTGACCATGTGCTGGCCTTGTTCCCGTTCGAGCCACCCCTGATGCAGGCTGCTGGCATGGCCTGCGATTTCGTCGGGCATCCGGTGGTCGCCGAACCGGTTGCGACGCCTGACGAGATTGCCGATTTTCGCGCCAGACACGCGCCGGGGGACGGTCCGCTGATCCTCGCACTGCCCGGCTCGCGGCGCGGTGAGGTGTCCCGCCTTGCCCCCCGTTTCGGCGCGGCCCTTGCGCCGGTGCTGGCCGCGCATCCTGACGCGCGCGTGGTCCTGCCCTGTGCGGGGCCGGTCGAATCGCTGGTGCGCGCCCTGACGGCTGACTGGCCCGTTCAGCCCATCCTGATCCCAGCCGCTGACAGGGCCGGAAAACGCGCCGCCTTTGCGGCTGCCGATGTAGCGCTTGCGGCCTCGGGCACGGTCTCGCTTGAACTGGCGGCGGTCGGCACGCCGATGGTCATCGCCTATGATATGAACTGGCTAAGCCGGATTTTGATTGCGCGGATGTTGCTGGTGGATACGGTGACGCTGGTGAACCTTGTCAGCGAAACACGCAGCGTGCCGGAATTTATTGGCCGAGACTGCCAGCCCGCCCCGATCGGTGCTGCGCTGCTGGACGTCATGGCGCAGCCCGAGGCCCAGAATGCGGCGATGGCCTTGACCATGCAGCGGCTGGGGCAGGGCGGTGAAGAGCCCGGCCTGCGCGCTGCCCGCGCCGTGTTGGACGGATTGGGAGAGAGCAATGCCCGCACCTGAGAACGCCCTCAAAACCAGCCTTGCCGCGGGCAGGCTGCAAACCGGAGTCTGGTTGACGCTGGCCAATCCGATTGCCGCAGAAATTGCCGGGCGCGCGGGGTTCGATTGGTGCCTGATCGACGCCGAACACGGCCCCAACGACATCCCGCTGATCCTCGCGCAGCTACAGGCCCTCGCAGGCACGCCTGCTCAGGCGGTGGTGCGCGTGCCGATCGGGCAGGATTGGGTGCTCAAACAGGTGCTGGATCTGGGCGCGCAAACGATCATGGTGCCGATGGTCAACACGGGCGCCGACGCCGCGCGCGCCGCTGCGGCGATGCGCTATCCCGGTGCGGGTGTGCGCGGCATGGGCGCGGCCCTTGCCCGGGCCAGCCGCTATGGTGAAATCGTCGATTATGTCGCCAGCGCCAACGATCAGATTTGCCTGATTGCCCAGGTGGAAAGCCGCGCCGCGATTGAAAATATCGACGCGATTGCCACCACCACGGGGGTCGATTGCGTGTTTATCGGCCCTGACGACCTGTCGGCTGATATGGGATTTCCGGGCGAACCCGACCACCCCGAGGTTCTGGCCGCCATCGACCACGCCATCGCGCGGATCACCGCGGCAGGCAAGGCCGCGGGAATCGTCGCGTTTGACCCTGCGCAGTTCGCCGGGTTGGTGCAAAAGGGCGTCTCGTTTCTGGGGATGGGCGGC
This portion of the Octadecabacter sp. SW4 genome encodes:
- a CDS encoding HpcH/HpaI aldolase/citrate lyase family protein is translated as MPAPENALKTSLAAGRLQTGVWLTLANPIAAEIAGRAGFDWCLIDAEHGPNDIPLILAQLQALAGTPAQAVVRVPIGQDWVLKQVLDLGAQTIMVPMVNTGADAARAAAAMRYPGAGVRGMGAALARASRYGEIVDYVASANDQICLIAQVESRAAIENIDAIATTTGVDCVFIGPDDLSADMGFPGEPDHPEVLAAIDHAIARITAAGKAAGIVAFDPAQFAGLVQKGVSFLGMGGDSLLLQQALHDLAGKTPS
- the lpxB gene encoding lipid-A-disaccharide synthase, whose amino-acid sequence is MKVFLVAGEPSGDKLGAALMAGLKRLRAGVTFQGVGGPLMQEQGLVSQFPMDELSVMGLAEVLPKYRHLKRRIREVADEVIAAQPDVLITIDSPDFCLRVARLVKDASDTRTVHYVAPTVWAWRPKRALKMARVIDHVLALFPFEPPLMQAAGMACDFVGHPVVAEPVATPDEIADFRARHAPGDGPLILALPGSRRGEVSRLAPRFGAALAPVLAAHPDARVVLPCAGPVESLVRALTADWPVQPILIPAADRAGKRAAFAAADVALAASGTVSLELAAVGTPMVIAYDMNWLSRILIARMLLVDTVTLVNLVSETRSVPEFIGRDCQPAPIGAALLDVMAQPEAQNAAMALTMQRLGQGGEEPGLRAARAVLDGLGESNART
- a CDS encoding LpxI family protein — translated: MLALIAGEGGLPPALFAALRACGAPDPVICQMAGFAPDLPADLPRKTFRLETLGTLLADLRDMGVTDICMAGRVRRPVIDARAIDPATAPLIARLADAMALGDDGTLRAIIMILEEAGFTVRAAHDIAPGLLPRAGVQGRVQPGAQHIGDATRGEAMVAMMGHADSGQACVVRGGEVLATEGPDGTDAMIAALCLPLVQTAYDGDPVTWVFDGVMDLIRGDAPAPARGAILFKAPKPDQDRRVDLPTIGARTFMLAAEAGFDAVVIETGGVIVLDQPQCVAIADAMGIAFWVRDRGAA